One genomic region from Terriglobus aquaticus encodes:
- a CDS encoding carboxypeptidase-like regulatory domain-containing protein, which translates to MRRLSICRYAVIGALLAASGQAQSTTDTIYHLHGAVVNGATGRPIGRALVVSADRRLATMTNSEGQFTLDVSVPAAQAAAQTGTSQPTTSGGPGGITLYGSTSGTLGSSVVLMAQRPGFLRSRGGVNVALDSTASTRNVVLRLMPSASIRGSVSVSGAESFRGLRVQLLRYSAQDGRPGWQFAGAHPVAEDGTFHFIDLQPGDYTLATSEWSPGGFNSSAAVTQQYSPVFLGGTATLDVATKLHLVAGQSVPANLHLRAVPYYSISIPVQGLPPNANANVTVASGVGVPLYQLGWNARNSAVEGALPDGNYTISITEFAAQRSAAQVPLHVAGAPVVHAPVGLTPLQSIQVLVRDERTNVGSNGSATVTSIARDSTPGATPGFFLSARNEEPMMGSMATMENTPEGPMLRNVVPGRYYLQGAEMGQGYIASLTCDGVDLLTNALVVNDSGHTAPIQVTLRDDAGTVSGTVDLNTAGVQAARIFILPTDGSGHVVYGFAAGTGRFEVSNVPPGSYRVLAVPADRPDTLPYRDPQAMRPFASRGGAVTVMAGQTAQVQAELVGADGTDLP; encoded by the coding sequence ATGCGAAGGCTTTCCATCTGCAGGTACGCGGTGATCGGCGCGCTTCTGGCGGCTAGCGGTCAGGCGCAGAGCACCACCGACACGATCTATCACCTGCACGGGGCGGTGGTGAACGGCGCTACGGGGCGTCCTATCGGTCGGGCCCTGGTTGTCTCCGCCGACCGGCGGCTTGCGACCATGACCAACTCTGAGGGCCAGTTCACGCTCGATGTCAGCGTCCCGGCAGCGCAGGCGGCGGCGCAGACGGGCACGTCCCAGCCCACCACGTCTGGCGGGCCGGGTGGGATCACGCTCTATGGTTCCACCTCGGGAACGTTGGGCAGCAGCGTGGTCCTCATGGCGCAGCGTCCGGGCTTCCTCCGATCCCGGGGCGGGGTCAATGTCGCGCTCGACAGTACGGCAAGCACCCGCAACGTGGTTCTGCGGCTCATGCCTTCGGCCAGCATTCGCGGCAGCGTCTCGGTGAGCGGTGCGGAGAGTTTTCGCGGGCTGCGAGTGCAACTGCTGCGCTACTCCGCGCAGGATGGCCGGCCGGGCTGGCAGTTTGCGGGGGCGCACCCTGTCGCGGAAGACGGAACCTTTCACTTCATCGATCTGCAACCGGGCGACTACACACTGGCTACTTCGGAGTGGTCTCCGGGCGGGTTCAATAGCTCGGCGGCAGTCACGCAGCAGTACTCCCCGGTGTTTCTGGGAGGCACCGCGACCCTCGACGTTGCGACCAAGCTGCACCTGGTTGCGGGACAGTCCGTGCCCGCCAACCTGCATCTGCGAGCGGTGCCGTACTACAGCATCAGCATCCCGGTGCAGGGCCTGCCACCCAACGCGAACGCGAACGTGACGGTTGCGTCGGGAGTGGGAGTTCCGCTGTACCAACTTGGCTGGAATGCACGTAACTCCGCCGTGGAAGGCGCGCTGCCGGACGGGAACTACACCATCTCCATCACCGAGTTCGCAGCGCAACGCTCCGCGGCACAGGTTCCGTTGCACGTAGCGGGAGCACCCGTGGTGCACGCTCCCGTGGGGCTCACACCGTTGCAGTCCATCCAGGTACTTGTGCGCGACGAGCGGACCAACGTGGGCAGCAATGGGTCCGCTACGGTGACGTCCATCGCGAGAGACTCGACACCCGGAGCGACACCGGGCTTTTTCCTGTCCGCACGCAACGAAGAGCCGATGATGGGGAGCATGGCGACCATGGAAAACACGCCGGAGGGACCGATGCTGCGCAATGTGGTTCCAGGTCGCTACTACCTGCAGGGCGCCGAGATGGGCCAGGGCTACATCGCCTCGCTCACGTGCGACGGTGTTGACCTCTTGACGAACGCGCTGGTGGTGAACGACTCGGGCCACACTGCACCCATCCAGGTCACGTTGCGCGATGACGCCGGCACCGTCTCCGGCACCGTGGACCTGAACACCGCAGGAGTGCAGGCTGCGCGTATCTTCATCCTGCCCACGGACGGATCGGGTCACGTGGTGTACGGGTTTGCCGCGGGCACGGGCAGGTTTGAGGTGAGCAATGTGCCGCCCGGGTCGTACCGCGTTCTGGCCGTTCCGGCGGACCGCCCGGACACGCTGCCGTACCGCGATCCGCAGGCCATGCGGCCCTTCGCCTCGCGCGGCGGAGCGGTGACGGTCATGGCGGGGCAAACGGCGCAGGTGCAGGCAGAGCTGGTCGGCGCCGACGGAACGGACCTGCCATGA
- a CDS encoding F0F1 ATP synthase subunit gamma yields the protein MANVLDLKRRIRSVKNTRQITKAMKMVSAAKLRRAQERAMQARPYAQMLANVLQSLVRRANLYGEGADSATAGDLHALLVEREEKTSLVLVVAGDKGFAGAFNANVGKAAQKFIDSRHGHGTDHCVDVETVGRKARDYFKRRYPEATWEHIDQTYDNGLSHHIEDVRHRNHPVEVTYDRSELLAKLDFVEVDKAAHSIIDRYERSEIDAVYLVYNEFKSVIAQRVVVEKLLPIRKLGSPEITALDEMTEEQKEAAGRAAAESGISLNTPEETAQEKEAKTFGTADVDYTYDEDPAKLFRHLLPRYVTTQIYHALLESAASEHAARMTAMDSASSNASDMIDSLTLTMNRVRQAAITKEIIEIVSGASAL from the coding sequence ATGGCAAACGTACTGGATCTCAAGCGGCGCATCCGCTCCGTAAAAAACACGCGGCAGATCACCAAGGCCATGAAGATGGTGTCGGCTGCCAAGCTGCGTCGTGCGCAGGAGCGTGCCATGCAGGCGCGTCCCTACGCGCAGATGCTGGCCAACGTGCTGCAATCGCTGGTGCGCCGCGCCAACCTGTATGGCGAAGGTGCCGACTCCGCCACTGCCGGTGACCTGCACGCCCTCCTGGTCGAGCGCGAAGAGAAGACCTCGCTCGTGCTCGTGGTGGCAGGTGACAAGGGTTTCGCAGGCGCCTTCAACGCGAACGTCGGCAAGGCAGCGCAGAAGTTCATCGACTCGCGCCATGGTCACGGGACCGACCATTGCGTCGACGTGGAGACGGTCGGCCGCAAGGCGCGCGATTACTTCAAGCGCCGCTACCCGGAAGCGACTTGGGAGCACATCGACCAGACCTACGACAACGGCCTGTCCCACCACATCGAAGACGTCCGCCACCGCAACCATCCGGTCGAGGTCACCTACGACCGCTCGGAGCTGCTGGCCAAGCTGGACTTTGTGGAGGTCGACAAGGCAGCGCACTCGATCATCGACCGATACGAGCGCAGCGAGATCGACGCCGTCTACCTGGTCTACAACGAATTCAAGTCGGTCATCGCGCAGCGCGTCGTCGTCGAGAAGCTGCTGCCGATTCGTAAGCTGGGATCGCCGGAGATCACCGCTCTGGACGAAATGACCGAAGAGCAGAAGGAAGCGGCCGGACGCGCCGCGGCCGAGTCGGGCATCTCGCTGAACACCCCGGAAGAGACCGCGCAGGAGAAGGAAGCCAAGACCTTCGGTACGGCCGACGTCGATTACACCTACGACGAGGATCCGGCCAAGCTGTTCCGCCACCTGCTGCCGCGCTATGTCACGACGCAGATCTATCACGCGCTGCTGGAGTCCGCTGCTTCCGAGCACGCGGCCCGCATGACCGCAATGGATTCGGCCAGCAGCAACGCCAGCGACATGATCGACTCGCTTACGCTGACCATGAACCGGGTCCGCCAGGCAGCGATCACCAAAGAAATCATCGAAATCGTTTCAGGCGCGTCGGCGCTGTAA
- a CDS encoding carboxypeptidase regulatory-like domain-containing protein — MKRISAPQVDLLWHLSLRRAVCTAALVGLLVCGSNSAGQQGITTARTAPAVTAQGQLLAGRVVSSVDGHGIPNAQLTLAPQVRNGRRSAQAAANQTAQTDAEGRYSLLAPGAGRYTLRATASGYLGAFYLQHENLSSAIVTGAELPTDHLDFNLVPEASLHGRILDDTGEPVRANVMLYRDTSDDPLPVSTGADGASRMRIANSQQTDEDGQYDFTNVRPGRYYVAVTATPWYAVHPQVQANEDRLPYRTSIDPALNVAYPTTFYPHATTEQGAAPIALKPGSRASANIVLQAEPALTLTVQMPPSDGAPQGGRQQFPMLFSRTFGTDQGAGSVTSSRVGDTVILSGLAPGQYTLRSMGRVGDSASGLPVSLSSGPATVSLPVSGEGSTSLDLTLRSVTGATLDGANVLLRRPGNGRFPQDLSPGKVEGGVAHFADVPPGQYRVVVQQEGETWNVNRLSVGGKAVASRLLRVDGGTPGQVEVTVARYSPEVDGEVHARDGHVHPGSLVVLVPAGADTSEDLFRADQSDLDGGFQFLNVLPGNYLLIALDNHWKLNWRKTAELMPYLPQALPVTVPASGTPVIRLADPAIVQQN, encoded by the coding sequence ATGAAGCGAATCTCCGCCCCGCAGGTCGATTTGCTTTGGCACCTGTCGTTGCGCCGTGCAGTTTGCACGGCCGCACTTGTGGGTCTCCTGGTGTGCGGCTCGAACTCCGCAGGGCAGCAGGGCATTACAACGGCGCGAACCGCACCGGCTGTCACGGCGCAGGGGCAGCTACTTGCCGGGCGGGTGGTCAGCAGCGTGGATGGTCATGGCATCCCCAATGCCCAGCTCACGCTGGCACCCCAGGTGCGCAACGGTCGACGGTCGGCGCAGGCGGCCGCCAATCAAACGGCGCAGACGGATGCCGAGGGCCGCTACTCGCTGCTCGCGCCCGGCGCGGGCCGCTACACGCTGCGTGCGACGGCGTCCGGGTATCTCGGCGCGTTCTACCTGCAGCATGAGAATCTCAGCTCGGCTATTGTGACCGGCGCAGAGCTGCCCACGGATCACCTCGATTTCAACCTGGTGCCCGAGGCGTCCCTGCACGGCCGCATCCTGGACGACACCGGCGAGCCGGTTCGAGCCAACGTGATGCTGTATCGCGATACGAGTGACGACCCGCTGCCCGTCAGCACCGGTGCCGACGGGGCCTCGCGCATGCGGATTGCCAACTCGCAGCAGACCGATGAGGATGGCCAGTACGATTTCACGAACGTGCGGCCGGGGCGCTACTACGTGGCGGTGACGGCGACGCCGTGGTACGCCGTCCATCCACAGGTGCAGGCGAACGAGGACCGGCTACCGTACCGCACCTCCATCGATCCTGCGCTGAACGTGGCGTATCCGACCACGTTCTATCCGCATGCGACGACGGAGCAGGGCGCCGCTCCCATCGCTCTGAAGCCGGGCAGCCGGGCCAGCGCGAACATTGTGCTGCAGGCCGAGCCTGCGCTCACGCTTACGGTGCAGATGCCGCCGTCAGATGGAGCTCCCCAAGGTGGAAGGCAGCAGTTTCCCATGCTTTTCTCAAGGACATTCGGAACCGATCAGGGGGCAGGCTCGGTAACCTCCAGTCGCGTCGGCGATACCGTCATCCTGTCGGGACTTGCGCCCGGGCAGTACACCTTGCGGTCCATGGGACGTGTTGGAGACTCGGCGTCAGGGCTTCCTGTCAGCCTGTCTTCCGGCCCGGCGACCGTCAGTCTGCCGGTCAGCGGAGAAGGCTCGACCAGCTTGGACCTAACGCTGCGTAGTGTGACAGGCGCGACCCTCGACGGCGCCAACGTACTCCTTCGCCGCCCCGGCAACGGTCGATTCCCCCAGGACCTTTCGCCCGGCAAGGTGGAGGGAGGTGTGGCTCATTTCGCCGACGTTCCGCCAGGGCAATACCGCGTCGTCGTGCAGCAGGAAGGGGAGACCTGGAACGTGAACCGGCTTTCCGTCGGTGGCAAGGCAGTCGCTTCCAGGCTGCTGCGCGTCGATGGCGGCACACCCGGGCAGGTGGAGGTCACCGTTGCGCGCTACTCCCCCGAGGTCGACGGCGAGGTTCACGCACGCGACGGCCATGTCCATCCGGGATCGCTGGTCGTGCTTGTGCCCGCAGGCGCGGATACCAGCGAAGACCTGTTCCGGGCCGATCAGAGCGATCTGGACGGGGGCTTTCAGTTCCTAAACGTGCTGCCGGGCAATTACCTGTTGATCGCGCTGGACAATCACTGGAAGCTGAACTGGCGCAAGACCGCCGAGCTGATGCCGTACCTGCCGCAGGCCCTGCCGGTCACCGTGCCGGCCAGCGGAACGCCGGTGATCCGGCTCGCCGACCCGGCGATCGTCCAGCAGAATTAG
- the atpD gene encoding F0F1 ATP synthase subunit beta yields MAENVGRVIQISGPAVDVQFDEHHMPPIYQALRITSEGFDIPNPLSVIVEVQQHLGEGRVRTVAMEATEGMVRGMKAVDTGGPIMVPVGRETLGRVLNVIGEPVDQLGPVQTSARAPIHRQAPAFDEQATSEEMFETGIKVVDLIQPFLKGGKIGLFGGAGVGKTVLIQELINNVAMQHGGFSVFAGVGERTREGNDLWMEFQESGVIDPHDWRKSKAALIYGQMTEPPGARLRVALTGLTIAEHFRDVEGADTLLFIDNIFRFTQAGSEVSTLLGRMPSAVGYQPNLATEMGQLQERITSTKKGSVTSVQAIYVPADDLTDPAPATTFAHLDATTVLNRALTEIGIYPAVDPLASTSRILSPRVVGDEHYNTAQAVKGILQRYKDLQDIIAILGIDELSEEDKITVARARKVQRFLSQPFHVAEVFTGNPGKYVKVADTVRSFKEIIEGKHDDIPEQAFYMKGGIEEVIEAAEKMKANA; encoded by the coding sequence ATGGCAGAAAACGTAGGCAGAGTCATCCAGATCAGCGGCCCCGCCGTGGACGTCCAGTTCGACGAGCATCACATGCCGCCGATCTATCAGGCGCTCCGCATCACCAGCGAAGGCTTCGACATTCCCAACCCGCTCTCCGTCATCGTTGAGGTGCAGCAGCACCTGGGCGAGGGCCGAGTGCGTACGGTTGCCATGGAAGCAACCGAAGGCATGGTGCGAGGCATGAAGGCTGTCGATACCGGCGGCCCGATCATGGTTCCCGTGGGCCGCGAAACCCTGGGACGCGTGCTCAACGTGATCGGCGAGCCGGTCGACCAGCTGGGCCCGGTGCAGACGTCGGCTCGCGCTCCGATCCACCGCCAGGCTCCCGCATTTGACGAGCAGGCCACCTCGGAAGAGATGTTCGAGACCGGCATCAAGGTCGTCGACCTGATCCAGCCCTTCTTGAAGGGCGGCAAGATCGGTCTGTTCGGCGGCGCCGGCGTGGGCAAGACGGTTCTGATTCAGGAGCTGATCAACAACGTCGCCATGCAGCACGGTGGCTTCTCGGTGTTCGCCGGCGTCGGCGAGCGCACCCGTGAGGGCAACGACCTCTGGATGGAGTTCCAGGAGTCGGGCGTGATCGATCCGCACGATTGGCGCAAGTCCAAGGCCGCGTTGATCTACGGCCAGATGACCGAGCCTCCAGGAGCGCGTCTGCGCGTGGCGCTGACCGGCCTGACCATCGCGGAACACTTCCGCGACGTGGAAGGCGCGGATACGCTGCTCTTCATCGACAACATCTTTCGCTTCACGCAGGCGGGTTCTGAGGTATCGACGCTGCTGGGCCGTATGCCGAGCGCCGTGGGTTACCAGCCGAACCTGGCGACCGAGATGGGTCAGCTGCAGGAGCGCATCACGTCGACCAAGAAGGGTTCGGTCACCTCGGTGCAGGCCATTTACGTGCCCGCCGACGACTTGACCGATCCTGCTCCGGCAACGACGTTTGCCCACCTGGACGCGACCACCGTGCTCAACCGTGCGCTCACGGAAATCGGTATCTACCCGGCCGTCGATCCGCTGGCTTCCACCTCGCGCATTCTGTCGCCGCGCGTTGTGGGCGACGAGCACTACAACACCGCCCAGGCCGTGAAGGGTATTCTGCAGCGCTACAAGGACCTGCAGGACATCATCGCCATCCTGGGTATCGACGAACTGTCGGAAGAGGACAAGATCACGGTGGCCCGCGCCCGCAAGGTGCAGCGCTTCCTGTCGCAACCCTTCCACGTGGCCGAAGTCTTCACCGGCAACCCCGGCAAGTACGTCAAGGTGGCCGACACCGTTCGTTCCTTCAAGGAAATCATCGAAGGCAAGCACGACGACATCCCGGAGCAGGCCTTCTACATGAAGGGCGGCATCGAGGAAGTCATCGAGGCGGCCGAGAAGATGAAGGCAAACGCCTAA
- a CDS encoding PP2C family protein-serine/threonine phosphatase: MYREACSTFALLPMLASLETRYSMLTDVGRVRANNEDACGANPETGSYVVCDGMGGAAGGEIASRETAASFLAELKQRFSGEISAHDLEQAVSAANRTVYGMSTRDRRLRGMGTTLVALQTVPQRGSVWVTHVGDSRCYRIRAGSIERLTGDHSVVEEQIRNGEITEAEARRSHLRNVITRVVGSQREVAPECAEHPCRSGDLLLLCTDGLNRDLSDADILSIVERHRHNLDHAARVLVDAANLLGGGDNITVLLLEVVRCGDPAAEHNGTRGEDHDGSKLSGNADRVTRMSSILRTHGSGT, from the coding sequence GTGTATCGTGAGGCTTGTTCCACCTTCGCCCTGCTGCCCATGCTCGCTTCACTCGAAACCCGGTACAGCATGTTGACGGACGTGGGCCGTGTACGGGCGAACAATGAAGACGCTTGCGGTGCCAACCCTGAGACGGGCAGCTATGTGGTGTGTGACGGCATGGGCGGGGCGGCCGGTGGCGAGATCGCTTCACGCGAGACCGCAGCGTCATTTCTGGCGGAGCTGAAGCAGCGCTTCTCCGGCGAAATCTCCGCCCACGACCTGGAGCAGGCTGTGAGCGCGGCCAACCGGACCGTATATGGCATGTCTACCCGGGACCGCCGTCTGCGCGGGATGGGCACCACCCTGGTTGCGTTGCAAACGGTTCCCCAGCGCGGCAGCGTATGGGTTACGCACGTCGGCGATTCGCGCTGCTACCGCATCCGGGCCGGAAGCATCGAGCGCCTGACCGGCGATCACTCGGTGGTGGAAGAGCAGATTCGGAACGGAGAGATCACCGAGGCGGAGGCCCGCCGCTCCCACCTGCGCAACGTGATCACCCGCGTAGTGGGGTCGCAGCGGGAGGTGGCTCCGGAGTGCGCCGAGCACCCCTGCCGTTCCGGCGACCTGCTGCTGTTGTGTACGGACGGCTTGAATCGCGACCTCTCGGATGCCGACATTTTGAGCATCGTGGAGCGCCACCGCCACAACCTGGATCACGCCGCCCGCGTTCTGGTGGACGCCGCGAACCTGCTGGGTGGCGGAGATAACATTACCGTGCTGCTGCTGGAGGTGGTGCGCTGCGGGGATCCGGCAGCGGAGCACAACGGCACGCGCGGCGAGGATCACGATGGCAGCAAGCTTTCCGGCAATGCCGACCGTGTCACGCGCATGTCGTCCATTCTGCGCACCCACGGGTCTGGCACCTAG
- a CDS encoding F0F1 ATP synthase subunit B family protein, whose protein sequence is MQEILNQLGELVLGSIPTVCFFLLLLLAYSALVKRPLAKVLAQRHARTGGAMDEANRAIAAAEAKSADYEQRLREARGKIFEARAARQKANADARDHAIAAAREQAQRSITAARDSVTAAGDQARQQIESGADALSDRIVAAILPHRAQQGYGVQA, encoded by the coding sequence ATGCAAGAGATTCTGAATCAACTTGGCGAACTTGTGCTCGGTTCCATCCCGACGGTTTGCTTCTTTTTGCTGCTGCTGCTGGCGTACTCCGCGCTGGTAAAGCGCCCGCTTGCGAAGGTTCTAGCCCAGCGCCACGCCCGCACGGGCGGCGCCATGGACGAGGCGAACCGCGCCATTGCCGCCGCAGAAGCCAAGTCGGCCGACTACGAGCAGCGTCTTCGCGAGGCCCGTGGCAAGATCTTCGAGGCGCGTGCTGCCCGGCAGAAGGCGAATGCCGACGCCCGCGACCATGCTATTGCTGCAGCCCGCGAGCAGGCACAGCGGTCCATTACGGCTGCCCGGGATTCTGTTACCGCCGCTGGCGACCAGGCTCGCCAGCAGATTGAGTCCGGCGCCGACGCGCTTTCCGATCGCATCGTCGCGGCCATTCTGCCGCACCGGGCACAGCAGGGTTACGGGGTGCAGGCATGA
- a CDS encoding ATP synthase F0 subunit B: MKLKFVALAVLSAALVTISPAHAQRVEGTTSSPAAPSTASGQRAEPTSALNGTEPAEKKDAAEALKEPSPVVKKLGGMMGMSPQAAQTAFNWLNFAVLAGAILYALAKALPKTFRARTEGIQKHIVDARVATDAANARLSAVEARLSKLDDEIASIRAESERESAEEEARTKQHIAEETERILKSAEQEIAAASAQAQRNLRAYAAGVAVDRAASRLEISDADDRALIQNFAAKLGQGSTN, from the coding sequence ATGAAGCTGAAGTTTGTCGCGCTTGCAGTTCTGTCCGCCGCTCTGGTCACCATCAGCCCGGCCCACGCGCAGCGCGTTGAGGGCACGACGTCGTCACCAGCGGCTCCTTCCACGGCCTCCGGGCAGCGGGCAGAACCCACCTCCGCCCTGAATGGTACGGAGCCTGCGGAGAAGAAGGACGCGGCTGAGGCGCTTAAGGAGCCCTCGCCCGTGGTGAAGAAACTGGGCGGCATGATGGGCATGTCTCCCCAGGCGGCGCAGACGGCGTTCAACTGGCTCAACTTTGCCGTTCTGGCCGGTGCCATCCTGTACGCCCTGGCGAAGGCCCTGCCGAAGACCTTCCGTGCCCGCACGGAAGGCATCCAGAAGCACATTGTGGACGCGCGGGTAGCAACGGATGCCGCCAACGCCCGGCTGAGCGCGGTGGAGGCTCGTTTGTCCAAGCTCGACGACGAGATCGCCTCGATCCGCGCCGAAAGCGAGCGTGAGTCGGCCGAAGAAGAAGCCCGGACGAAGCAGCACATCGCGGAAGAAACAGAGCGCATCCTGAAATCCGCAGAGCAGGAAATCGCAGCCGCTTCCGCACAGGCGCAGCGCAATTTGCGCGCCTATGCCGCGGGTGTTGCGGTCGATCGCGCCGCCAGCCGGCTCGAGATTTCCGACGCGGACGATCGCGCCTTGATCCAGAACTTCGCCGCAAAGCTCGGCCAGGGGAGCACAAACTAA
- the atpA gene encoding F0F1 ATP synthase subunit alpha: MAQLKADEITELLRQQIENYETKVAVDEVGTIISLGDGIARIHGLDKVMAGELIEFPKGVSGLAMNLDEDQVGAVLLGDFTEISEGDEVKRTGKIMSVPVGDALIGRVVNALGQPIDDKGPIDTPHSLPVERLAPGVIDRKSVTEPMATGLKAIDTMIPIGRGQRELLIGDRQTGKTAIALDTIINSAKNDLICIYCAVGQKRSSVAQVVQTLEQYGAMAYTIVVAATASEPAPMSYLAPYAATAMGEYFRDNGKHALIIYDDLSKHAAAYREISLLLRRPPGREAYPGDVFYLHSRLLERSSKVSDKLGGGSLTALPIIETQAGDVSAYIPTNVISITDGQIFVETDLFNSGIRPAVNVGLSVSRVGFAAATKATKQVGATLKLDLAQYRELAAFAQFGSDLDPATQKQLNRGQRLVEILKQPQFHPLTAAQQVSIIFAGTNGLLDDVDVKQIQAFENGFHQYMGTTGKQVLDDIATKKALDDDIKKRLTDAVNDYKKSFVDANSTDKQPALATA; encoded by the coding sequence ATGGCACAGCTCAAGGCAGACGAAATCACCGAACTGCTCCGGCAGCAGATTGAGAACTACGAGACCAAGGTGGCAGTCGACGAGGTCGGCACCATCATCTCGCTCGGCGACGGCATCGCGCGCATTCACGGCCTTGACAAGGTCATGGCCGGCGAACTCATCGAGTTCCCCAAGGGCGTTTCCGGCCTTGCCATGAACCTGGACGAAGACCAGGTCGGCGCGGTTCTGCTGGGCGACTTTACCGAGATCAGCGAAGGCGATGAGGTTAAGCGCACCGGAAAGATCATGAGCGTGCCCGTGGGCGATGCCCTGATCGGCCGCGTGGTCAACGCGCTTGGCCAGCCCATAGACGACAAGGGGCCGATCGACACGCCGCACTCCCTTCCGGTAGAGCGTCTCGCTCCCGGCGTCATCGACCGTAAGTCGGTGACCGAGCCCATGGCGACCGGCCTGAAGGCCATCGACACCATGATCCCGATCGGCCGTGGTCAGCGTGAGCTGCTGATCGGCGACCGCCAGACCGGCAAGACCGCCATCGCTCTGGACACGATCATCAACTCGGCCAAGAACGACCTGATCTGCATCTACTGCGCAGTCGGCCAGAAGCGTTCGTCCGTGGCGCAGGTGGTGCAGACCCTGGAGCAGTACGGCGCCATGGCATACACGATCGTGGTTGCCGCGACCGCGTCCGAGCCGGCTCCGATGTCGTACCTGGCACCCTATGCCGCGACCGCAATGGGCGAGTACTTCCGTGACAACGGCAAGCACGCGCTGATCATCTACGACGATCTGTCGAAGCACGCTGCGGCGTACCGCGAGATCTCGCTGCTCTTGCGCCGTCCGCCAGGCCGTGAGGCGTACCCCGGCGATGTGTTCTACCTCCACTCGCGTCTGCTCGAGCGTTCGTCCAAGGTGTCCGACAAGCTGGGCGGCGGTTCGCTGACGGCTCTGCCGATCATCGAGACGCAGGCAGGCGACGTGTCCGCGTACATCCCGACCAACGTGATCTCGATCACCGACGGCCAGATCTTTGTGGAAACCGATCTGTTCAACTCGGGTATCCGCCCCGCCGTCAACGTCGGTCTGTCGGTATCGCGTGTGGGCTTTGCCGCGGCGACCAAGGCGACCAAGCAGGTGGGTGCAACGCTGAAGCTCGATCTGGCGCAGTACCGCGAACTCGCTGCCTTCGCGCAGTTCGGTTCGGATCTGGATCCTGCAACGCAGAAGCAGCTCAACCGTGGCCAGCGCCTGGTGGAGATTCTAAAGCAGCCGCAGTTCCACCCGCTCACAGCGGCGCAGCAGGTCAGCATCATCTTCGCCGGTACGAATGGCCTGCTGGACGATGTTGATGTGAAGCAGATTCAGGCGTTCGAAAACGGCTTCCACCAGTACATGGGCACTACGGGCAAGCAGGTCCTGGACGACATCGCGACCAAGAAGGCCCTGGACGACGACATCAAGAAGCGGCTGACCGACGCCGTGAACGACTACAAGAAGTCGTTCGTGGATGCGAACAGCACAGACAAGCAGCCGGCACTGGCGACGGCATAA
- the atpC gene encoding ATP synthase F1 subunit epsilon: MADTTPTSGQLIVRIVTPDRVLIDTTADAVELPALSGYMEALYGAAPLLAELGAGEVRLHGGQSADAKFFVAWGFVEVLPERVTILAETAMKPQEINAAQAQQDLAKAQEDWNQAGDDSEKYEYARAEIRVAEEKIAAANDR, encoded by the coding sequence ATGGCAGACACAACTCCAACCTCCGGGCAGCTGATCGTTCGCATCGTCACGCCCGATCGCGTGTTGATCGACACCACGGCCGACGCGGTCGAGCTTCCGGCACTCTCCGGCTACATGGAGGCGCTCTACGGCGCGGCTCCGCTGCTCGCCGAACTGGGCGCCGGCGAGGTCCGGCTGCACGGCGGACAGTCTGCCGACGCCAAGTTCTTCGTGGCATGGGGATTTGTTGAAGTTCTGCCGGAGCGCGTCACGATCCTCGCAGAGACTGCGATGAAGCCGCAGGAAATCAATGCCGCACAGGCCCAGCAGGACCTCGCCAAGGCGCAGGAAGACTGGAACCAGGCCGGCGACGACTCGGAGAAGTACGAATACGCCCGCGCCGAAATCCGTGTGGCCGAAGAAAAGATCGCGGCAGCGAACGACCGGTAG
- the atpH gene encoding ATP synthase F1 subunit delta yields MAAFELRYARAFQQVAQAQGLNNDQVRQQLADFSSTLHNSRELREFLSNPSLEQHDKLKVLDAVAGRIGIDKTVRNFLAVLMDHERLGSLDDVVAEYQAMADAANGVAEVEIVSAKPLAEDERNLLQWKAGELAGSNVRVRWSEDASLLGGAVIRLGSRVYDGSVRGQLEQMKEHLAGA; encoded by the coding sequence ATGGCTGCCTTTGAGCTTCGCTACGCACGCGCATTTCAGCAGGTCGCCCAGGCGCAGGGCCTGAACAACGACCAGGTTCGCCAGCAGCTCGCGGACTTTTCGTCCACGCTCCATAACAGCCGCGAACTCCGTGAGTTCCTCTCCAATCCTTCGCTCGAGCAGCACGACAAGCTCAAGGTGCTCGACGCCGTGGCTGGCCGCATCGGCATCGACAAGACGGTCCGTAACTTCCTAGCCGTTCTGATGGACCACGAGCGTCTTGGTTCGCTGGACGACGTCGTCGCGGAGTACCAGGCGATGGCAGACGCTGCCAACGGCGTTGCCGAGGTCGAGATCGTTTCGGCCAAGCCGCTGGCGGAGGACGAGCGCAACCTGCTGCAGTGGAAGGCCGGAGAGCTTGCCGGGTCCAACGTCCGCGTGCGCTGGAGCGAAGACGCCAGCCTGCTGGGCGGCGCAGTGATCCGGCTGGGCTCGCGAGTGTACGATGGCTCGGTCCGCGGTCAATTGGAACAGATGAAAGAGCATTTGGCCGGAGCGTAA